Sequence from the Nilaparvata lugens isolate BPH unplaced genomic scaffold, ASM1435652v1 scaffold6316, whole genome shotgun sequence genome:
tACGGTACGTATTATATGTGTGTCAAAATAGGCTGGCACAATAATGTGGCAAGAAGAACAGACATGTGTATTATTAGCATGCAAGATAGGCTTCTAACAAAATGCAACAAAAACATTTGTCAAAAGCATGAGTGCACTGTATCCGATTTAAAAATTAGGTAAGTAttatatcttcaatttgatcacttattgttttgaatttgtCCTAGCAGTTTGTATTCTGATAACTATACCATCAATAGATTGAATATGATACATGGTAGATACCTACTAAGAAATACAGtgcaatgatttttttcaaataagttcaCCGAGCTTTAGAACGCATATACTTTTATCTCTATCTGATGCAATATAGCCTAATCCTCATCATGAGTAGGCTACGGATGATTGAGAactcttaataaaatattattattcgaaGGAAAGAGTTATAGTATAAAGAGagaagtaatataatatttttcatttgttatcCTATTTGTTGGAGAAACATTAGCCACGGTGGTTGTAGGAGAATCAATcttatttatgttttataaaCTTTATAGTCTCATAATGTTGAATCAAAATCCTGGTCTGCCCCTCTTTATCGACTGCCCTACCGTAGCTACCTACTTTTTCAACGCCGGATTCGATCATTTATTATATAcccatatattatatataatatatcatattatatattatattcccaTTTACTCATGTCtcctatatttttatattgttcataAAACAAATTAATCATTCTAAACAGTGTAAACTAGAATGCACGGATCAATAGAAACAGTTACAGTACTAAAGCCAATGAACTTTGTTGCTTTGCCAAGCACGTTTGAAATGATCAACTAACTGCGATATTCGAAGAACATATTAGAACAAAAGAACGAAAAGTAACACGTTTAATCCTGAATAGTTAAGAATGCACTCAAGGATTTAAACTTTAGTGAACAggaaattgaatggaaaaatactTATTGAGCATAATATAACAGTATAATGAATCAAAGCTTTTGATGAAAGAAATCGTCATAAGTCATCAATAACAAGAAATCAAGGTACCGTACTAAGacaaaagttgaatttcctATAGGTTGAACTTATTAATAAGGTAGTTTGAAGTTGCATCGATTCATAAGATTACTCAATAACATATAAAGTGCAATTGATActtcattttaatattttatttttatctaaattcataatcaaTATTCTAGAACTCAAACTTTTGGCTTTAATTGAAACTTTTCGAACACAGTTGACCTCTTTGGAAGCTGTCAAAAGAGGAACTTATTCTGACCATATCAGTATTATCAGAGATGAAGTAAATCTAGATTCAAGAGACATAGTTTTCGTTACTCTATGGTATTAAAAATTCGGGAGAGAAACAATTTTGGGTTGTTGATCCTTTcccaattgaattgaattgatttcatgcatatttgaatgaatgaaatgattgattgtatttcaagtttttgtaaTAGTCAtatcattttctaaaaaatgttgttgaatcaatattattatttattttattttattgttacgTGGTATGTTAAgtatgtgtatgtatgtgtctacttatcatttttaataatatatatttattttttaatttgatgaaGCCTGAAtatgtttgtttgttgtttTCAGACAGTAATGTTGGCATTGGCGATGGTGTCAGCGCAATACAGCAATGAGGACTACAGCAGCGGGTCTCCGGTTCCCCCCCGACCAGTGATCCCTGGAGCCATCCCCCTGGACGGCCCCCCTCGGCGTCCCACCTTCAGGGCGCAGTCCAGGAGGTTCCAGGCCCCACCACTAGACGCTGATCCAGCGCCCTTACCGGTCGCTACAAGGGTAGGAGTTTCAACATTCATGTACCTATATATCTAgatcatttaatcaattttgcAATTTCAGGCCATAAAGTCCTATTTAAAACGTTCAGTAGGTCTACGGCACAATGATACTGTCTGCGAGTTTTGAGGCTCATTCcaacaagaataataaaactCTTTTATATTAATGCACTACATTAAAGTGCAAAGAGTAAACAATCTTGTCAATGgaatagaattggataaaatggGAATAActaagaatttattaagatGAATGTAATCTTCAGAAAGATCAACTCAGTGGGTTTTTGTATCGTTCTATCaatcttgaaaatttcactATTGGAGGAATTAGAACAGAAGAGAattctcaatttttatattttggaaattcaccaatgatataatattctattactatttcaatcaattctactTTACCATCTTAGATGCTATGATTTCTTACAATTCTTATTGTATTTGAATCAATTAGAGGTCAATATTCAGATCATTCCTTACATACCGGTACTGTATATTGAAGAATGAGATGTATTTTGACGGTATAGAATTTCCTTTTTAAAACTgcgtttttctatttttcagatGTCAAATTTACTTGAATCAAGATTTTCGTCTTTTAGATTTTTCAATCAAGTCTAATTTTTCTTGTTTTACAGTTTTCATAAACAAGAGTCAAGATTTCTCTTTTTACATTTCATGCTCCCGGAATTTAGCTTACATTAATTAGAATATTATAACTTACTAGTACAAAGATAATTTCACTTGTACCGTACCAATAGTTCTACTTGAATCAAAAAACAGGATTTCCTTCTTCTTATAGATAATCTTGATCCAGATTTTTCTTAAATCAAGATTTTGCCTTGTTCCCGGATCTTCTTAAATCGATGAATTTTTGGCCAGATTGAGTTATAaagattatgataataataaactattcaaGTGACATGGATATTATATTGTGTTCTTATTCCGaggaagaatattttttcttgaatagctaatctccttcaatgGCAAATCAATTGTAGATTTGTGTGAAATGCATAGGCCTATTGTTGCCGGTTGCAGGTTCGCCGCCCCAACGGACGCACCGCCCGCATCAACAGCAACGTGCAGCCGTCAGCACTTCCCCCTCTACAGAGCTTCCAGCAGCTGGAGGAGCGCCCCATCCCCCCTCGGCCAGTGGTGGAGGAGCCCGAGGATCAGCCAGCCGAGCAGTCACTCGACAACTACCCCGACCCCCAACAGCTGGGCTCTCCCTCCGGCCCCCCACAGACCCCCCTCTACACGCAGCCCATCTTCCCCAAGCAGCAGGCTCTCCCTCGACCCCCCAAGCCCGCTGCACCCCCCGCCTTCCGCCCCGAGAGACCCGCTTTCATACCCACACCGTCACCCGACTCTGATTTTCCAGTTCCCAGTAGGCAACAGGTacaatcatatttttaaatcGTTAGCGTGTTCATTAACGGTAATCATGTACACatcacacacatgttcatcatgcatgttttgtcatcaccGAGAGACTTcttacataaaataaaaaaccaataatataaaaaaaaacaattggagaaatacaaattataatgatagaatagttatttgtatatctagagtgaaaaatgCCACTTTTTCTCCTTGAGGAGAAAGATTGATGCCCGAGACGAGGGCAACAACTTCCCTGAGGGAGAAGAAgcatttttcactcatgatataaacaaaatttttcctccacctacatttttataaaaaactgcaaataaaatatttttttaaaacttaaGTGACCAGTaacaaacaatgtgttacaacataacctaaaaagtaaacagctggCTTGTGAATTGCAGTTCGCCGCTGACAGCGCTCTGTTGGCAAAAGTTGAAACAACAATGGCCGACtcaactacaactatgatgaagttcccgtttcaaattggattagttaatgaggaatatttttGTTGGCTGGAGTAGATATAAAAAGCTGGTCCTGAGCCCTTCGAGGATGAGCAGGCATGTTCAGACATGTCTGACCACCCCTTATCTAATCGAAACCTAAcctataaaaatttttaattttcgaTCCTTATCATGTCATGACACGTCTTATCCAATCTCTATgataagataataaaatttttaaaaacagttTTCCCTTTTATCAATTTTGCATGTCAATAGATGTTTAAGGCGgtaaattcaaatatgagaTGTTCCATGGCTGATAAGCTACCAAATTAAGCTCCATGGGCCTGGTACTCCCTTTTTAAGGGTGACCAAAGatctttgaatataatttttgagtTTGAAATTGGTTTACAACCCACCTAAAGGTCCACTCACCTGTTATCATCATTACCtgcgcacaagcctagagctcatgtgggcatcatcttcAGCCAGTGttaataaataagtgggtgagaCTGTGGTAACCATGGTAACCATTtcaaatagattaaaaataatgattaaactatgtctatttttaataatgttatGGAAGAATAATCCCACCTCTCCACTTTATTGGTACCTACTATACCAAatagaataaagtattttgtttAATAACACCTTTTTATAATAGTGTCACAATATGTATGAATTAATCTAATATATTATGTTCCATTTTGAATGTTCACTATGTGTGTATAGAGTAGGATAAGGTAAGTAAGGTGAAATAATCAACACATTCACTTACTATAGTATATGTTTTATTAACACATAATATctcaaataaattttacaaacataatattaaGTCAACTTAATGAGTAGTATTTCTTTCAGAAAATGAATACATCAGCTCAGATAAATCGAATGTTATGCTTTCTTCCTTGTAGTAGTCCCAGATAGACCAATGATACTTCATTTTCATCACTACtattgtaattgtcaatgaatgtactggataaattgaatcttgatagtaaataaattattatctcttCTTCCATGTGTCGTTTCGAAAGTGCTATAGTCCTATCTCCATGAATGGTAGAAACCTTTTTAAATGATATCACTCTGTATACTTCACCAATGAAGAGTTCTGAGAGCTTATAATACTCTCTCTTTTCATTGTAATCATTAAGCATTCTCTTGAAATCCATAATGACAACTGGAACCTGTTATATATGAGCTACTCCTTTTATAGGGACAACCCCCTCCCCTCCTCATCATCACATTGTACCACCAATTTTCaactcaattgaaaaataatccatctttcattttttatacatgCTGCTCCATGTTCATTTCATTATAGGACAGGGAGAGAAAATGGATTCATTTCCAATGAATGATGTGatgataatctttattaaaCTCAAGAATGAcagtttacaataaaaataaaacataaaattccTCCTATACAATAAACATgagtaataaaattataattcaatttctgtGATAAAACCAGCCTACCAAATTCATGACATTATTCAATGAACACATTCTAATATTCCTTTTCCTATGATAGAAGCAACAGATGTTTAGattatcaatttgtttgaaTGAAGGACAATTGAAATCCTCAATgttgattattgtattttcaaagTATTTCTCCAAGAATTTTTTTTGTGAGACCTTTAGCATATATTATGTCATTTTCTGTAAGCCCACATCTAATTTGATGCAATAAGTCAGAGAGCTCcactgatccatcatcccaatGTAAACCATGATAATTTCTTACTAGCCAATGGTATTGTCTtcttttattaaaattcaatgCACTCATTTCAAATCCTGATCGAACTAACCAATGTTGTACATAGCAACCATCAGTACTTATAATGGCTAGCTCGTCTTTAACAATGTACTCATTATAATTATCTTGATAACCTTGAAAGTCTATAATGTAACTGTTCATGTTGAACTCTACTATAATACTAACTAATGTAGCCTCAGTATTTAGCTTATAAAGTAAACTATTCCCCCTACTCCATATTAAATAACCCTATGAATCATGCCAGTAAGAGGACTATACTCCAAAATCCTATCGTGAATAATTAAACAGTAAGCTGCAGTATTATTAGGAAATTGATCAGTAGATTCAAATTCCAATCTTATATCTACAGAGCCCGTTTTATTAATAGCATCTTGTTGCTTGGAACAATCAATTACAGCTATAGGAGCTAAATTTTTGAACTGATTTCTTGTCAAGAGTGATGCAGGACAATAgcttttattataatatgactGTTTGAAACTGACATAGGAATGGTATAGCAATAAAAACTGTTCTTTAACAACGAATtggagatacaaaaacctaacctcacaaaATGTTAATCGACtcctttcgctgtgatgacacaacaatgtaattCAGTGTGcatcatgcatgttctaccgttagtggccagcctagtACATTCTATAAATGTATCTAATAATTGGCGTGGTAGGGATGTAGGGCTGACAATGTCACTTTTACACATTACGGCCAGTTTAGAGAATGTTTGAAGTGACCGTATTGAGCAAGAGCAGAGAAAActactatattttttatctgcTGTATTCTGTAGCAAGAGTTGAAaatgtagagaataataaatggaatataaaatatagaCTAATTGAGTAATAAATGTAGTCATATTAATATCTGATATTTATACAGTGttccacgaaaggtgtaacagccaaGGACCGTggattttacatgaaaattttaacaaaaaatgatCAGTAAAATTCTCTTATAACGATACtcagttttc
This genomic interval carries:
- the LOC111046419 gene encoding proline-rich receptor-like protein kinase PERK9, which encodes MFVCCFQTVMLALAMVSAQYSNEDYSSGSPVPPRPVIPGAIPLDGPPRRPTFRAQSRRFQAPPLDADPAPLPVATRVRRPNGRTARINSNVQPSALPPLQSFQQLEERPIPPRPVVEEPEDQPAEQSLDNYPDPQQLGSPSGPPQTPLYTQPIFPKQQALPRPPKPAAPPAFRPERPAFIPTPSPDSDFPVPSRQQFRTTAAPQPIEPQFTRPQQQQNVNRVQQVVRNQPPKQQFTKPQQYEKEREPSPPRERKPVAQVLRKYREDNEDGSITWGFENDDGTFKEETIGVDCVTRGKYGYVDPDGVRREYSYSSGIPCDKTKQDNEEAASNSEGYIDYQNNRYVLPNGDSVDLDKMVKNRARKPVYRN